Proteins from a single region of Cygnus atratus isolate AKBS03 ecotype Queensland, Australia unplaced genomic scaffold, CAtr_DNAZoo_HiC_assembly HiC_scaffold_47, whole genome shotgun sequence:
- the TMUB1 gene encoding transmembrane and ubiquitin-like domain-containing protein 1, whose product MALIEGVGDEVTVLFALLLAALVLGLAWASTRAPEPAAPPRAAPPLPEQGPSAAPPAAQHKAPGPAPAPAGGAAPDGPGGLAAGLRPRAGPAAARQGPGGEEEAGPGEPGMVLRLKFLNDTERLARVRPGDTVGALKRAYFPGQEQQVRLIYQGQLLRDDAQSLAALHLTHNSVLHCHISQHSPAPAPAGPHASADPVHAALNVGSLMLPLFVLMLAVLWYFQLQYRHVFTATATTFLAGLTLLFSFMAFTMYRR is encoded by the exons atggcgcTGATCGAGGGCGTGGGCGACGAGGTGACCGTGCTGTTCGCGCTGCTGCTGGCCGCCCTGGTGCTGGGCCTCGCCTGGGCCTCCACGCGCGCCCCCGagcccgccgcgccgccccgcgccgccccgccgctgcccgaGCAGGGCCCGagcgccgccccgcccgccgcccagCACAaggccccgggcccggccccggccccggcgggcgGAGCGGCCCCCGATGGGCCGGgcgggctggcggcggggctgcggccccgGGCGGGCCCCGCGGCCGCGCGGCAGGGCCCCGGCGGCGAGGAGGAGGccggccccggggagcccggCATGGTGCTGcgcctcaagttcctcaacgACACCGAGCGCCTGGCCCGGGTGCGCCCCGGAGACACCGTGGGGGCCCTCAAGAG GGCCTACTTcccggggcaggagcagcaagTGCGGCTGATCTACCAGGGCCAGCTGCTGCGCGACGACGCCCAGAGCCTGGCCGCCCTGCACCTCACCCACAACAGCGTCCTGCACTGCCAcatctcccagcacagcccggcCCCCGCGCCCGCCGGCCCCCACGCCTCCGCCGACCCCGTGCACGCCGCCCTCAACGTGGGCAGCCTGATGCTGCCGCTCTTCGTGCTGATGCTGGCCGTGCTCTGGTACTTCCAGCTGCAGTACCGCCACGTCTTCaccgccaccgccaccaccTTCCTGGCCGGCCTCACCCTGCTCTTCAGCTTCATGGCCTTCACCATGTACCGCAGATAG
- the FASTK gene encoding fas-activated serine/threonine kinase, whose protein sequence is MLRLPPWLRALSRPGARPGGPRGPAAGEGGGAGMFPACYCAGRAKPRAVLLPLDAYGHGLLHAVPPAAPPPAPDGCRPRGPGKRRSWGFVQEKMSYDTFFTMKRLIERSRSVGEVLRWVTQNPGKVSASHYPIALHKLGQLLQQQQGPAAVNGESRGPGQVLEQPEFQTLCQAIISGCPKFDNFSIVNCLYAAAALGLPGESPLVRVLEDESRSRLGRFNQKDVSMVFSSVMRLHPSSPHPLVESCLSSLERHLEKERHPQTLFLLLSYYRLRAQALQGHPASDQQLINNRKILRLVRHTLGQVSAMREHELALLDEMLALCAQEANNKALEAIFSSQLFYENRQERFIRSMAEWLPRKAENLTPYTMALIAKYVARHRLREPRLLDTIANFLLKRGEQLDSKVIQKLVFPFSRMNYRPSNHGELFPKLEAILEQKAGSSPLATVNILMSMFQLSHFPQTVLHQVFSPAFVTNVMSSPYALIVRRYLSLLDAAVELEFRDYSGPRLDPRYRVLMFEHALTADEANRKYSYKGLVAEALRQLVGEECYRQDEVLPPGYCTDFLLWINRSGTVLPLSRVPAASKAPPAHAAASPAAISLRSSVLALTSDLQDFAPFAPETPGSPPAPRENNLAGRFLSTLCPAPGGPCYQPPSDYYRGLSKESSLESQGSSTLSSPSECLSAQPAGTPDCSPRGSSAATLFQFPIGKILEEEAAAAAGCPQREHGCFQGEQAQEEAEGRSPPPAEEACPPPSPCRPSPTRGPGEGPPAADEIQRVVLSVNDKWHYCQNSDILVGSRAMRDRHLRLLGYCLVQLPYTELEKVSGIEEAKHYLRQKLRELRF, encoded by the exons ATGCTGCGCCTGCCGCCATGGCTCCGCGCCCTGAGCCGCCCCGGTGCGCGGCCCGGCGGCCCGCGGGGGCCGGCGGCCGgtgagggcggcggggccgggatGTTCCCCGCCTGCTACTGCGCCGGCAGGGCCAAGCCCCGCGCCGTGCTGCTGCCGCTGGACGCCTACGGCCATGGGCTGCTGCACGCCGtgccccccgccgcgcccccccccgccccggacGGCTGCAGGCCGCGGGGCCCCGGCAAGAGGCGGAGCTGGGGCTTCGTGCAGGAGAAGATGAGCTACGACACCTTCTTCACCATGAAGCGCCTCATCGAGCGCTCGCGCAGCGTCGGCGAGGTGCTGCGCTGGGTGACGCAGAACCCCGGCAAGGTGTCCGCCAGCCACTACCCCATCGCCCTGCACAAGctgggccagctcctgcagcagcagcagggcccggCCGCCGTCAACGGGGAGAGCCGCGGGCCCggccaggtgctggagcagcccgAGTTCCAGACGCTCTGCCAGGCCATCATCAGCGGCTGCCCCAAGTTCGACAACTTCAGCATCGTCAACTGCCTCTACGCCGCCGCGGCGCTGG GCCTGCCCGGGGAGTCGCCGCTGGTGCGGGTGCTGGAGGACGAGTCCCGCAGCCGCCTGGGCCGCTTCAACCAGAAGGACGTCTCCATGGTGTTCAGCAGCGTGATGAGGCTCCACCCGTCCAGCCCGCACCCCCTGGTCGAGTCGTGCCTCAGCAGCCTGGAGCGGCACCTGGAGAAGGAGCGCCACCCCCAGAccctcttcctgctcctctcctACTACCGGCTGCGCGCGCAGGCGCTGCAGGGCCACCCGGCCTCCGACCAGCAGCTCATCAACAACCGCAAGATCCTGCGCCTCGTCCGGCACACGCTGGGGCAGGTCAGCGCCATGCGCGAGCACGAGCTGGCCCTGCTGGACGAGATGCTGGCCCTGTGCGCCCAGGAGGCCAACAACAAGGCCCTGGAGGCCATCTTCAGCTCCCAGCTCTTCTACGAGAACCGCCAGGAGCGATTCATCCGCAGCATGGCAG AGTGGCTTCCCAGGAAGGCGGAGAACCTGACCCCCTACACCATGGCGCTCATTGCCAAGTACGTGGCCCGGCACCGCCTGCGCGAGCCGCGGCTGCTCGATACCATCGCCAACTTCCTTCTGAAGCGCGGGGAGCAGCTGGACAGCAAG GTGATCCAGAAGCTGGTGTTTCCCTTCAGCCGCATGAACTACCGCCCCTCCAACCACGGCGAGCTCTTCCCCAAGCTGGAGGCCATCCTGGAGCAGAAGGCGGGCAGCTCGCCCCTGGCGACCGTCAACATCCTCATGTCCATGTTCCAGCTCAGCCACTTCCCCCAGACCGTCCTGCACCAAGTCTTCTCTCCGGCCTTCGTCACCAACGTTATGA GCAGCCCCTACGCGCTCATCGTGCGCCGCTACCTCTCGCTGCTGGACGCGGCCGTGGAGCTGGAGTTCCGCGACTACAGCGGCCCCCGCCTCGACCCGCGCTACCGCGTCCTGATGTTCGAGCACGCGCTGACCGCCGACGAGGCCAACAGGAAGTACAG TTACAAGGGGCTCGTGGCCGAGGCGCTGCGGCAGCTGGTGGGAGAGGAGTGCTACCGGCAGGACGAGGTGCTGCCCCCCGGATACTGCACAG ACTTCCTGCTGTGGATTAACCGCTCGGGCACGGTGCTGCCCCTCTCCCGCGTCCCCGCAGCCTCCAAGGCTCCCCCTGCCCACGCCGCGGCGTCCCCCGCCGCCATCTCCTTGCGCTCCAGCGTCCTGGCCCTCACCTCGGACTTGCAGGACTTTGCCCCGTTCGCTCCGGAGAcgcccggcagccccccggccccccgggaGAACAACCTGGCGGGGCGCTTCCTCTCCACGCtgtgcccggccccgggggggccctGCTACCAGCCCCCCTCGGACTATTACCGCGGCCTGAGCAAAGAGTCTTCCCTGGAGAGCCAGGGCAGCTCCACCCTGAGCAGCCCCTCCGAGTGCCTCTCCGCGCAGCCCGCCGGCACCCCCGACTGCTCCCCGCGGGGCTCCTCCGCGGCCACCCTCTTCCAGTTCCCCATCGGCAAGAtcctggaggaggaggcggcggcggcggccggctGCCCCCAGCGCGAGCACGGCTGCTTCCAGGGGGAGCAGGCCCAGGAGGAAGCGGAGGGACggagccccccgcccgccgAGGAAGCCTGCCCTCCGCCCTCCCCGTGCCGGCCCAGCCCCACCAGGGGGCCCGGCGAGGGGCCGCCGGCAGCTGACGAGATTCAGAG GGTGGTGCTGTCAGTCAACGACAAGTGGCATTACTGCCAGAACTCCGACATCCTGGTGGGCTCGCGAGCCATGCGGGACAGACACCTGCGGCTGCTGGGCTACTGTCTGGTGCAG CTGCCCTACACGGAGCTGGAGAAGGTGAGTGGCATCGAGGAGGCCAAGCACTACCTGCGGCAGAAGCTGAGGGAGCTGCGCTTCTGA